In one window of Pseudooceanicola aestuarii DNA:
- a CDS encoding thymidylate synthase — translation MQQYHDALNTILRDGEVTTDRTGTGTTSFFGMQMRFDLAQGFPLVTTKKLHLKSIIHELLWFLAGDTNIGYLKENGVSIWDDWADENGDLGPVYGYQWRHWPGPHGKIDQIADLVEAIRTTPDSRRLIVSAWNPADVPDMALPPCHTLWQVRILGGRMHLQLYQRSADMFLGVPFNIASYALLLKMLAHVTGYAAGTFVHSIGDAHIYSNHMDQVREQLSRSPKPLPQVQIRRQVDSLFDFRFEDFEVIGYDPDPAIRAPVAV, via the coding sequence ATGCAGCAATATCATGACGCCCTGAACACCATCCTGCGCGACGGAGAGGTCACAACCGACCGCACCGGCACTGGCACCACCTCCTTTTTCGGGATGCAGATGCGGTTTGACCTGGCGCAGGGCTTTCCCCTGGTCACGACCAAGAAACTGCACCTGAAATCGATCATTCACGAATTGCTTTGGTTCCTCGCCGGGGACACCAACATCGGCTACCTGAAGGAAAACGGTGTTTCCATCTGGGACGACTGGGCCGATGAGAACGGCGATCTGGGGCCGGTTTACGGCTACCAGTGGCGCCACTGGCCCGGCCCGCACGGCAAGATCGACCAGATCGCGGATCTGGTCGAGGCGATTCGCACCACCCCCGACAGCCGACGCCTGATCGTATCGGCCTGGAACCCCGCCGACGTGCCCGATATGGCGCTGCCACCCTGCCACACGCTGTGGCAGGTGCGTATCCTGGGTGGCAGGATGCACCTGCAACTTTACCAGCGCAGCGCCGACATGTTCCTGGGCGTGCCCTTCAACATCGCCTCCTATGCGCTGCTGCTGAAAATGCTGGCCCATGTCACGGGGTACGCGGCAGGCACCTTTGTCCATTCCATCGGCGACGCGCACATCTATTCAAACCACATGGACCAGGTGCGGGAGCAGCTGTCGCGCTCGCCCAAACCCTTGCCGCAGGTGCAGATCCGGCGACAGGTGGACAGCCTGTTCGACTTCCGGTTCGAGGATTTCGAGGTCATCGGATATGATCCCGATCCCGCAATCCGCGCCCCGGTGGCCGTCTGA
- a CDS encoding FAD-binding oxidoreductase: protein MPHDTLIQELRSWLGDRLSTGQSVRDLHSRDEAYSPAALPDAVVFPETTAEVSRIMAACHAARCPVVPFGVGTSLEGHVVPIHGGISMDFNRMDRVLEIHPEDMDAVVQPGLTREGLNTELRATGLMFTVDPGANATLGGMAATRASGTNAVRYGTMRENVLALEVVLADGTVIETGSRARKSAAGYDLTHMFVGSEGTLGVITRLTVRLHPQPETIMAATCAFDGVAGAVDAVIAAIQTGIPMARIELLDEVQMQGLNLYNPDMSLPELPHLFLEFHGTERSVDEQVALFRDIATDHGGQDFQWAARAEDRNRLWQARHQAYYAGRALKPGSQALVTDCCVPISALAESIAEAKAAITASGLWAPILGHVGDGNFHLVILIDPDSADDLASARSLAGRINELALRLGGTITGEHGIGTGKLGYMAAEHGPAHQVMGRLKAALDPQGILNPGKVVPRG, encoded by the coding sequence ATGCCCCACGACACCCTGATCCAAGAGCTGCGCAGCTGGCTGGGCGACCGGCTAAGCACCGGCCAATCCGTGCGCGACCTGCACAGCCGGGACGAAGCCTACAGCCCCGCCGCCCTGCCCGACGCCGTCGTCTTTCCCGAAACGACCGCGGAGGTCAGCCGCATCATGGCCGCCTGCCACGCCGCGCGCTGCCCCGTCGTGCCCTTTGGCGTCGGCACATCGCTGGAAGGGCACGTGGTGCCGATCCACGGCGGAATCAGCATGGATTTCAATCGCATGGACCGCGTGCTGGAAATCCATCCCGAGGACATGGACGCCGTGGTTCAGCCCGGCCTGACGCGGGAGGGGCTGAACACCGAATTGCGCGCCACCGGGCTGATGTTCACCGTCGATCCCGGAGCCAATGCCACGCTGGGCGGCATGGCCGCCACGCGCGCCTCGGGCACCAATGCGGTGCGCTACGGCACAATGCGGGAGAACGTGCTGGCCCTGGAGGTCGTGCTGGCCGACGGTACGGTGATCGAGACCGGCAGCCGCGCCCGCAAAAGCGCAGCCGGCTACGACCTGACGCATATGTTCGTCGGGTCGGAGGGGACGCTGGGCGTGATCACCCGCCTGACCGTCCGCCTGCATCCCCAACCCGAAACGATCATGGCCGCGACATGTGCCTTTGACGGGGTGGCGGGCGCGGTGGACGCGGTCATCGCCGCGATTCAGACCGGCATCCCCATGGCTCGGATCGAGCTGCTGGACGAGGTCCAGATGCAAGGGCTGAACCTCTACAACCCCGACATGTCGCTGCCGGAACTGCCGCATCTGTTTCTGGAGTTCCACGGCACTGAACGGAGCGTCGACGAACAAGTGGCCCTGTTCCGCGACATCGCCACCGATCATGGCGGGCAGGATTTCCAATGGGCTGCGCGGGCGGAGGACCGCAACCGCCTGTGGCAGGCCCGCCATCAGGCCTATTACGCGGGCCGGGCGCTGAAACCGGGATCGCAGGCGCTGGTCACCGATTGCTGTGTCCCGATCTCGGCGCTGGCCGAAAGCATCGCGGAGGCCAAGGCCGCGATCACCGCCTCCGGCCTCTGGGCGCCGATTCTGGGCCATGTGGGCGACGGCAATTTCCACCTGGTCATCCTGATTGACCCCGACAGCGCCGACGACCTGGCCTCCGCCCGCTCTCTGGCTGGTCGGATCAACGAGCTGGCCCTGCGGCTGGGGGGGACGATCACCGGCGAACACGGCATCGGCACGGGCAAGCTGGGCTACATGGCGGCCGAACATGGCCCTGCCCACCAGGTGATGGGCCGCCTGAAGGCAGCGCTGGACCCCCAGGGCATCCTGAACCCCGGCAAGGTCGTGCCACGGGGCTGA
- a CDS encoding surface lipoprotein assembly modifier: MTRGAHRDTGRAPARLAGVVAVALALTAPATAQSAPPTAPQVRHQSAPLPDAALIARAEAGQELSPQQMRRLAIIAVRTRQPTLADTLTQALLARDPADVDALILRARALRDLGRADESLALSRRAWALADSDAQSYTAAMTRAQALSSNGRRTMAQFWLRRAMETAPGTTTRNRALRDFRYLRARNPWATELRFGVSPSSNINNGSTHDRITIEGLPFELTLLGSARALSGTEIDSGLSTRYRLAQTGQRADDLLFRLSHRTYRLSEEARQLAPGTSGTDFSETTASLGYAHSIKLNDRGEEATLTALAGRSWYGGDPYGEFLRFQATLRKRPGPRAAVTGGASVEWRGGPLEPEAVRGQVSLGYSHALQAGARLGLYSAYTLSQSGAIRADFQELRAGASLSPAQAWHGLMPRIALDWRHRDYDRYSLSSTGRQDSEISATIEVQFSNLDYMGFNPVLSVETARTRSNLDLHDARRSGIGLTIRSAF; encoded by the coding sequence ATGACGCGCGGCGCGCATCGCGATACTGGGCGGGCGCCTGCCCGCCTGGCAGGGGTGGTGGCGGTGGCGCTGGCCCTGACCGCGCCCGCCACCGCCCAATCTGCACCCCCGACCGCACCCCAAGTCCGACACCAGTCCGCGCCCCTGCCCGATGCCGCACTGATCGCGCGAGCCGAGGCCGGGCAGGAGCTGTCCCCGCAACAGATGCGGCGGCTGGCGATCATCGCCGTGCGCACCCGGCAGCCGACGTTGGCCGACACCTTGACCCAGGCCCTGCTGGCCCGAGATCCGGCAGATGTGGATGCGCTGATCCTGCGCGCCCGCGCCCTGCGCGACCTGGGCCGGGCAGACGAATCGCTGGCCCTGTCGCGCCGCGCCTGGGCGCTGGCCGACAGCGACGCGCAATCCTATACCGCCGCGATGACCCGTGCGCAGGCCCTGTCGTCGAACGGGCGACGCACCATGGCGCAGTTCTGGCTGCGTCGCGCGATGGAGACCGCACCGGGCACCACCACCCGCAACCGCGCCCTGCGCGATTTCCGCTACCTGCGCGCCCGCAACCCCTGGGCGACAGAGCTGCGCTTTGGCGTCTCGCCCAGCAGCAATATCAACAATGGCAGCACCCATGACCGCATCACGATCGAGGGCCTGCCCTTCGAGCTGACGCTGCTGGGCTCTGCCCGTGCGCTGTCGGGTACGGAGATCGACAGCGGCCTGTCCACCCGCTACCGGCTGGCCCAGACCGGCCAGCGCGCCGACGACCTGCTGTTTCGGCTCAGCCATCGCACCTATCGTCTTTCCGAAGAAGCGCGGCAATTGGCGCCCGGCACCTCTGGCACCGATTTTTCCGAGACAACGGCATCACTTGGCTATGCACATTCGATCAAGCTGAATGACCGGGGCGAAGAGGCGACGCTGACCGCCCTGGCCGGGCGCAGCTGGTATGGCGGCGATCCCTACGGTGAATTCCTGCGCTTTCAGGCCACCCTGCGCAAACGTCCCGGCCCACGCGCGGCGGTGACAGGCGGGGCGTCGGTGGAATGGCGCGGCGGCCCGTTGGAGCCCGAGGCCGTGCGTGGCCAGGTCTCCCTGGGCTACAGCCATGCCTTGCAGGCGGGCGCGCGGCTTGGGCTCTATTCGGCCTATACGCTCAGCCAGTCCGGCGCCATCCGAGCCGATTTCCAGGAGCTGCGGGCGGGCGCCTCCCTGTCGCCAGCGCAGGCCTGGCACGGTCTGATGCCCCGGATCGCCCTGGACTGGCGGCACCGCGATTACGACCGCTACAGCCTGTCCAGCACCGGCCGCCAGGACAGCGAGATTTCGGCCACGATCGAGGTGCAGTTCTCCAACCTGGACTACATGGGGTTCAACCCCGTGCTCAGTGTGGAGACGGCGCGCACCCGCTCCAACCTGGACCTGCATGACGCGCGCCGCAGCGGCATCGGCCTGACCATCCGTTCCGCCTTCTAG
- a CDS encoding VOC family protein, producing the protein MRVKYLHTMVRVKDLEKSMAFYSLLGLKETRRIDSEQGRFSLIFMAPEGQEECPVELTWNWDGDEALPDDSRHFGHLAYAVENIYEMCKHLQDNGVTINRPPRDGHMAFVRSPDNISVELLQEGEALPPEEPWASMENTGHW; encoded by the coding sequence ATGCGCGTCAAGTATCTGCATACCATGGTCCGGGTGAAGGACCTTGAGAAATCCATGGCCTTCTACAGCCTTCTTGGCCTGAAGGAGACCCGCCGCATCGACAGTGAGCAGGGCCGGTTCAGCCTGATTTTCATGGCGCCCGAAGGCCAGGAAGAATGCCCCGTGGAACTGACCTGGAACTGGGATGGCGACGAGGCCCTGCCCGATGACAGCCGGCATTTCGGGCATCTCGCCTATGCGGTCGAAAATATCTACGAAATGTGCAAGCATCTTCAGGACAACGGTGTGACGATCAACCGTCCGCCGCGCGATGGCCACATGGCCTTTGTCCGCTCTCCCGACAATATCTCGGTGGAGCTGTTGCAGGAGGGGGAGGCCCTGCCTCCCGAAGAGCCCTGGGCGAGCATGGAAAACACCGGGCACTGGTAG
- a CDS encoding DUF1194 domain-containing protein: MALALAVDISASVDAAEYRMQRDGLAAALDHDDVRRAILQGAPGHVALIVYEWSGRYQQQVVLPWAVLDSPRSIDIAVARLAASRRSYDQFPTAMGYALGYGAGLLKKGPDCARRVLDISGDGENNEGFHPAAAYRNFPFEGVTVNGLAILGSEAGVEEYYDRNVPHGPGAFVARAAGFADFQSAMTRKLFREINDLMIGIQGAAPWRG, encoded by the coding sequence CTGGCGCTGGCGCTGGCGGTCGATATCTCGGCCTCCGTGGATGCGGCGGAATACCGGATGCAGCGCGACGGGCTGGCTGCCGCGCTGGACCATGACGATGTCCGGCGCGCGATCCTTCAGGGCGCGCCCGGCCATGTGGCGCTGATCGTCTATGAATGGTCGGGCCGCTACCAGCAGCAGGTGGTCCTGCCCTGGGCGGTGCTGGACAGCCCCCGCAGCATCGACATCGCCGTCGCCCGGCTGGCCGCCAGCCGCCGCAGCTATGACCAGTTCCCCACCGCCATGGGGTATGCGCTGGGCTATGGCGCGGGCCTGCTGAAAAAGGGGCCGGATTGCGCGCGCAGGGTGCTCGACATCTCCGGGGACGGAGAGAACAACGAAGGGTTCCACCCCGCGGCCGCCTATCGCAACTTCCCCTTCGAGGGTGTGACGGTGAACGGCCTGGCGATCCTGGGATCGGAGGCCGGGGTGGAAGAATACTACGACCGCAACGTGCCCCACGGGCCCGGCGCCTTTGTCGCGCGGGCCGCCGGTTTCGCCGACTTCCAATCCGCGATGACCCGAAAATTATTCAGAGAGATCAATGACCTGATGATTGGAATCCAAGGCGCGGCCCCTTGGCGCGGCTAG
- a CDS encoding MarR family winged helix-turn-helix transcriptional regulator — protein sequence MTIHDSFAPGSELNGFLGSYVDALALVERMHRLLLDVIKDEFERVGLLEINAVQALLLFNVGDNEVTAGELKSRGYYQGSNVSYNLKKLVDLGYMHHQRCEIDRRSVRVRLTLRGREVRDKVAELFQRHAMSMQEKEVMSIDGLDRVTSSLRRMERFWSEQIRYIY from the coding sequence ATGACCATACACGATTCCTTCGCCCCCGGCAGCGAGCTGAACGGCTTCCTGGGCAGCTACGTGGATGCGCTGGCCCTGGTGGAACGGATGCACCGGCTGTTGCTGGACGTGATCAAGGACGAGTTCGAGCGGGTCGGCCTGCTGGAAATCAATGCCGTGCAGGCGCTGTTGCTGTTCAATGTCGGCGATAACGAAGTCACCGCCGGAGAGCTGAAAAGCCGTGGCTATTACCAGGGCAGCAACGTCAGCTACAACCTGAAGAAACTGGTGGACCTGGGTTACATGCACCACCAGCGCTGCGAGATCGACCGCCGTTCCGTGCGCGTCCGGCTGACCCTGCGCGGTCGGGAGGTTCGCGACAAGGTGGCGGAGCTGTTTCAACGCCACGCCATGAGCATGCAGGAAAAGGAGGTAATGAGTATCGACGGGCTGGACCGGGTGACCTCCTCCCTGCGCCGGATGGAACGTTTCTGGAGCGAGCAGATCCGGTATATCTACTGA
- a CDS encoding succinate dehydrogenase assembly factor 2, with protein sequence MSETPEIRRKRLYMRSIRRGIKEMDIILTRFADSHLDSLSADDLDLYERFLAENDQDLYQWVSGQAAGPGEYAPLIGRMVS encoded by the coding sequence ATGAGCGAGACCCCTGAAATTCGCCGCAAGCGGCTGTACATGCGTTCCATCCGGCGCGGGATCAAGGAAATGGACATCATCCTGACCCGCTTCGCCGACAGCCACCTGGACAGCCTGTCCGCCGATGACCTGGACCTTTACGAACGCTTTCTGGCGGAGAATGATCAGGATCTTTACCAATGGGTCAGCGGCCAGGCCGCCGGGCCGGGGGAGTATGCGCCGCTGATCGGTCGGATGGTCTCCTGA
- a CDS encoding helix-turn-helix domain-containing protein, with amino-acid sequence MSDDWFAAENATFGDRIEAAREAAGMTQTQLARRLGIKLNTLRSWEQDLSEPRANKLSTMAGLLNVSLTWLLNGEGDGVTPPHDETVLPPDVTANLNEIRELRTQMVTLTDRLGVLEKRLRTMLKDPGI; translated from the coding sequence ATGTCAGACGACTGGTTTGCCGCCGAAAATGCCACTTTCGGTGACCGTATCGAAGCCGCCCGCGAGGCGGCCGGAATGACCCAGACGCAGCTGGCCCGCCGGCTGGGGATCAAGCTGAACACCCTGCGTTCGTGGGAGCAGGATCTGAGCGAGCCGCGCGCCAACAAGTTGTCCACCATGGCGGGACTGTTGAACGTGTCGCTCACCTGGCTGCTGAACGGCGAGGGCGATGGCGTGACCCCGCCCCATGACGAGACGGTCCTGCCCCCGGATGTGACCGCGAACCTGAATGAAATCCGTGAGTTGCGCACCCAGATGGTCACCTTGACCGACCGTCTCGGGGTGTTGGAAAAGCGCCTGCGCACCATGCTGAAGGACCCCGGCATCTGA
- a CDS encoding pyridoxal phosphate-dependent aminotransferase, which produces MAFLSDTLSRVKPSPTIAVTNKAAELKAAGKDVIGLGAGEPDFDTPESIKQAAIAAIEDGKTKYTAVDGIPELKAAICAKFKRDNGLVYTPAQVNVGTGGKQVLYNALMATMNPGDEVIIPAPYWVSYPDMVKLAGGEPVVVEATLDTRFKITPAQLEEAITPRTKWLIVNSPSNPTGAGYTRDELKGLTDVLMRHPHVWVLTDDMYEHLAYDDFTFCTPAEVEPGLYDRTLTVNGVSKAYAMTGWRIGYAAGPEALITAMRKIQSQSTSNPCSVSQWAAVEALNGPQDFIAENNAVFVRRRDLVLSMLSGIEGMTCPVPEGAFYVYPSIAGLIGKTSAAGTKITDDEAFATALLEETGVAVVFGAAFGLSPNFRISYATADSTLEDACGRIQEFCAGMR; this is translated from the coding sequence ATGGCCTTCCTGTCCGACACGCTGTCCCGTGTGAAACCCTCCCCCACCATCGCGGTCACCAACAAGGCGGCCGAGCTGAAGGCGGCAGGCAAGGACGTCATCGGACTGGGTGCCGGTGAACCGGACTTTGACACACCCGAGAGCATAAAGCAGGCGGCGATTGCGGCAATCGAGGACGGGAAAACGAAATACACCGCCGTGGATGGCATCCCCGAGCTGAAGGCGGCGATCTGCGCCAAGTTCAAGCGCGACAACGGGCTGGTCTACACCCCCGCGCAGGTCAATGTCGGCACGGGCGGCAAGCAGGTGCTGTACAACGCACTGATGGCCACGATGAACCCCGGTGACGAGGTCATCATCCCCGCGCCCTACTGGGTCAGCTATCCCGACATGGTGAAACTGGCCGGAGGAGAGCCGGTCGTCGTCGAGGCGACGCTGGACACCCGGTTCAAGATCACGCCCGCCCAGCTGGAGGAGGCGATTACCCCGCGCACGAAGTGGCTGATCGTCAACTCCCCTTCCAACCCGACCGGCGCAGGCTACACGCGGGACGAGCTGAAGGGCCTGACCGACGTGCTGATGCGGCATCCTCATGTCTGGGTGCTGACCGACGACATGTACGAACATCTGGCCTATGACGATTTCACCTTCTGCACCCCCGCCGAGGTGGAGCCGGGCCTGTACGATCGCACCCTGACGGTCAACGGCGTCTCCAAGGCCTATGCCATGACCGGCTGGCGCATCGGCTATGCCGCCGGACCCGAGGCGCTGATCACCGCGATGCGCAAGATCCAGTCGCAAAGCACGTCGAACCCCTGTTCCGTCAGCCAATGGGCGGCGGTGGAGGCGCTGAACGGGCCGCAGGATTTCATCGCCGAGAACAATGCCGTCTTTGTCCGGCGGCGCGATCTGGTCCTGTCCATGCTGTCCGGGATCGAGGGCATGACCTGCCCGGTGCCGGAGGGGGCATTCTATGTCTATCCCTCCATCGCCGGCCTGATCGGCAAGACCAGCGCGGCCGGGACGAAGATCACCGATGACGAGGCATTCGCCACCGCGCTGCTGGAGGAAACCGGCGTCGCCGTGGTCTTTGGCGCGGCCTTCGGACTGTCCCCGAACTTCCGCATCTCCTACGCCACCGCGGACAGCACGCTGGAAGACGCCTGCGGCCGGATTCAGGAATTTTGCGCCGGGATGCGCTGA
- a CDS encoding MATE family efflux transporter — protein sequence MTYRQHAVATLALGLPLAGGQLAQFAITLTDAVMLGWYDVTVLAAEILAGTLFFVLFIFGSGFAFAVTPLVAAAEGRGDTTQARRVTRMSLWLSMLYAVLTLPILLSAEPLLILLGQKPELAALAADYLDILGWGIFPALAVMVLKSHLAALERTKVVLVAMLVAAVVNGLFNYALIFGAWGFPELGITGAAIASLVMHLASLIFLVIYVQIATPEHALFQRLWRPDWEAFGQVFRLGWPIGTTTVAEVGLFAASSVMMGWLGEVPLAAHGIALQISSLIFMVHLGFSQAATVRVGRLHGRGAVAEIRRGAVVAITMSGIVVAFTIVAYLALPAFLIGLFLDPGDPARAEVIAIGTLLLAASALFQLVDAAQAMALGLLRGLQDTRLPMIYAAVSYWVVGCPVAYVLGFVLDWGGVGIWLGLATGLACAGVLMMGRFWRTVLPQLAAQPQTG from the coding sequence ATGACATATCGACAGCACGCCGTCGCGACCCTGGCCCTGGGCCTGCCGCTTGCGGGTGGGCAATTGGCGCAATTCGCCATCACCCTGACCGATGCGGTGATGCTGGGCTGGTACGACGTGACCGTTCTGGCGGCCGAGATCCTGGCCGGGACGCTGTTCTTCGTGCTGTTCATCTTCGGGTCCGGCTTTGCCTTTGCCGTCACGCCGCTGGTCGCGGCGGCGGAAGGGCGCGGCGACACCACGCAGGCCCGGCGTGTCACCCGGATGAGCCTGTGGCTGTCCATGCTCTATGCCGTGCTGACCCTGCCCATCCTGCTGAGCGCGGAGCCGCTGCTGATCCTGCTGGGACAGAAGCCCGAGCTGGCGGCGCTGGCGGCGGATTACCTGGATATCCTGGGCTGGGGCATCTTCCCGGCGCTGGCGGTGATGGTGCTGAAAAGCCACCTTGCCGCACTGGAACGGACCAAGGTCGTCCTTGTGGCGATGCTGGTGGCTGCGGTGGTCAACGGGCTGTTCAACTACGCGCTGATCTTCGGTGCCTGGGGCTTCCCCGAGCTGGGGATCACCGGTGCGGCCATCGCCTCATTGGTCATGCACCTGGCCTCGTTGATCTTCCTGGTGATCTACGTCCAGATCGCGACGCCGGAACATGCGCTGTTTCAACGGCTGTGGCGCCCCGATTGGGAGGCCTTCGGCCAGGTGTTCCGCCTGGGTTGGCCCATCGGCACCACCACGGTGGCCGAGGTCGGGCTGTTCGCCGCCTCTTCCGTCATGATGGGCTGGCTGGGTGAAGTGCCGCTTGCGGCGCATGGCATCGCGCTTCAGATATCATCGTTGATCTTCATGGTGCACCTGGGGTTCAGCCAGGCTGCGACGGTGCGCGTGGGCCGGTTGCACGGGCGCGGCGCGGTGGCGGAGATCCGGCGCGGTGCGGTGGTGGCGATCACCATGTCGGGGATCGTCGTGGCCTTTACCATCGTGGCCTACCTGGCGCTGCCGGCGTTTCTGATCGGCCTGTTCCTGGACCCGGGAGATCCGGCGCGAGCCGAAGTGATCGCCATCGGTACGCTGCTGCTGGCCGCCTCGGCGCTGTTCCAGCTGGTGGATGCGGCCCAGGCCATGGCCCTGGGATTGCTGCGCGGATTGCAGGACACGCGGTTGCCGATGATCTACGCGGCGGTGTCCTACTGGGTTGTCGGCTGTCCAGTGGCCTATGTGTTGGGCTTCGTGCTGGATTGGGGCGGCGTCGGTATCTGGTTGGGGCTGGCCACGGGGCTGGCCTGTGCCGGGGTGCTGATGATGGGCCGGTTCTGGCGCACGGTGCTGCCGCAGCTGGCGGCCCAGCCGCAGACGGGCTGA
- the parE gene encoding DNA topoisomerase IV subunit B: protein MADDLLAGAQPDTYDASSIEVLEGLEPVRKRPGMYIGGTDERALHHLVAEILDNSMDEAVAGHASRIEVELHADNSITIRDNGRGMPFDPHPKFPGKSALEVILCTLHAGGKFSGKAYETSGGLHGVGASVVNALSDKMVVQVARDRKLVEQRFSRGIPQGPLEEIGAAPNRRGTTTIFHPDAEIFGSHRFKPARLFKSIRSKAYLFSGVEIRWKSEIDDGETPTEATFHFPGGLADYLNETLAGATAYADNPFAGRVDFQERFGVPGRVEWAINWTPTRDGFIQSYCNTVPTPEGGTHVMGFWAAVLKGIRAYGELVNNRKAAQITRDDLLTGGAALVSCFIREPEFVGQTKDRLATVEAAKLVEGAVRDHFDTWLANDTKSAGAILDFLVLRAEERLRRKQEKETQRKSATKKLRLPGKLTDCTSNTRDGTELFLVEGDSAGGSAKMARDRKTQALLPLRGKILNVLGAASNKIGSNQEIADLCQAIGVGLGSRFNVDDLRYDKIIIMTDADVDGAHIASLLMTFFFTQMRPMIDRGHLYLACPPLFRLTQGAKHVYAQDEAERDRWLESGLGGRGKIDVSRFKGLGEMDAKDLKVTTMDPDSRKLIRVTIDEDEPGETGDLVERLMGKKPELRFQYIQENARFVEELDV from the coding sequence ATGGCAGACGACCTCCTCGCCGGCGCGCAGCCGGACACGTATGATGCATCCTCCATCGAAGTGCTCGAAGGGCTGGAACCCGTGCGCAAGCGGCCCGGGATGTATATCGGCGGCACCGATGAACGGGCGCTGCATCACCTCGTGGCCGAGATCCTCGACAATTCCATGGACGAGGCCGTCGCAGGCCATGCCTCCCGGATCGAGGTGGAGCTGCATGCCGACAATTCCATCACCATCCGCGACAACGGGCGCGGGATGCCCTTTGACCCGCATCCCAAGTTCCCCGGCAAATCCGCGCTGGAGGTGATCCTGTGCACCCTGCACGCGGGCGGCAAGTTCTCGGGCAAGGCCTACGAGACCTCGGGCGGTCTGCACGGGGTTGGTGCCTCGGTGGTGAACGCCCTGTCGGACAAGATGGTCGTGCAGGTCGCGCGCGACCGCAAACTGGTGGAACAGCGGTTCTCCCGAGGGATCCCGCAGGGCCCGCTTGAGGAAATCGGCGCCGCCCCGAACCGGCGCGGCACCACGACGATCTTTCATCCCGATGCGGAGATCTTCGGCTCTCACAGGTTCAAGCCGGCGCGGCTGTTCAAATCCATCCGCTCCAAGGCCTATCTCTTTTCCGGCGTCGAGATCCGCTGGAAATCCGAAATCGACGACGGCGAAACCCCGACCGAAGCGACGTTCCACTTTCCCGGCGGGTTGGCCGATTACCTGAACGAAACGCTGGCAGGCGCCACCGCCTATGCCGACAATCCCTTTGCCGGGCGGGTCGATTTTCAGGAACGGTTCGGCGTGCCGGGCCGGGTGGAATGGGCGATCAACTGGACCCCCACCCGCGACGGATTCATTCAATCCTATTGCAACACGGTCCCCACCCCCGAGGGCGGCACCCATGTCATGGGCTTCTGGGCCGCGGTGCTGAAGGGCATCCGCGCCTATGGCGAGCTGGTCAACAACCGCAAGGCCGCCCAGATCACCCGCGACGATCTGTTGACCGGCGGCGCCGCGCTGGTGTCATGCTTTATCCGCGAACCGGAGTTCGTCGGCCAGACCAAGGACCGGCTGGCCACGGTAGAAGCCGCCAAACTGGTCGAGGGCGCGGTGCGCGACCATTTCGACACCTGGCTGGCCAATGACACCAAAAGTGCCGGTGCGATCCTGGATTTCCTGGTCCTGCGCGCCGAGGAACGGCTGCGCCGCAAGCAGGAGAAGGAGACGCAGCGCAAATCCGCCACCAAGAAGCTGCGCCTGCCGGGCAAGCTGACCGATTGCACCTCCAACACCCGCGACGGCACCGAATTGTTTCTGGTGGAAGGCGACAGCGCCGGCGGATCTGCCAAGATGGCGCGCGACCGCAAGACCCAGGCTCTGCTGCCCCTGCGCGGCAAGATCCTGAACGTACTGGGGGCGGCGTCCAACAAGATCGGATCCAACCAGGAAATCGCCGACCTGTGTCAGGCCATTGGTGTCGGGCTGGGCAGCCGGTTCAACGTCGATGACCTGCGCTATGACAAGATCATCATCATGACCGACGCGGATGTCGACGGGGCGCATATCGCCTCGTTGCTGATGACCTTCTTCTTCACCCAGATGCGTCCGATGATCGACCGTGGCCACCTGTACCTGGCCTGCCCGCCGCTGTTCCGTCTGACCCAGGGCGCGAAACATGTCTACGCTCAGGACGAGGCCGAGCGCGATCGCTGGCTGGAATCGGGGCTGGGCGGGCGCGGCAAGATCGACGTCAGCCGGTTCAAGGGCCTGGGCGAAATGGATGCCAAGGATCTGAAGGTCACGACCATGGACCCCGACAGCCGCAAGCTGATCCGCGTCACCATCGACGAGGACGAGCCGGGCGAAACCGGCGACCTGGTGGAACGGCTGATGGGCAAGAAACCGGAATTGCGGTTCCAGTACATCCAGGAGAATGCCCGCTTCGTCGAGGAACTGGACGTCTGA